A DNA window from Choristoneura fumiferana chromosome 2, NRCan_CFum_1, whole genome shotgun sequence contains the following coding sequences:
- the LOC141443250 gene encoding alpha-tocopherol transfer protein-like isoform X1: MPVVIEMSVLKELEKHPEIAFEDITKLREWIRSQPHLPHEYITDLDIILAYHSCERNMNNTKKVIDCNFTLRTLFSFYQDRKVNTAVENALRTWLITPLKTKSIKEDRAIYCQLLDADTSKFVYSDVVRAFVMIVDLWQLEEGTAPGVVVIVNMDRVSPGHLYKIDLVVAQQFFYFLQEAMFVRLKEFHFINAPSFIDRLLFMVKPFMKEDLLHKLKVHTVGSNTLDEYIDTTEFFKEVAEISSEGERDIMWNRLKENTKYFEEESKKRVDETKRLDKSVSMGNIFSGMEETFRSLEID; the protein is encoded by the exons ATGCCCGTTGTTATTGAAATGTCAGTGCTTAAAGAGCTTGAAAAGCATCCCGAGATAGCATTTGAAGACATCACAAAGTTGAGGGAATGGATTAGGAGCCAGCCGCATTTACCCCATGAATATATCACTG ATCTGGATATAATCTTAGCATATCATAGCTGTGAACGAAATATGAACAACACGAAAAAGGTTATTGATTGCAATTTTACATTGAGAACGTTATTCTCATTTTACCAAGACAGAAAAGTTAATACAGCAGTAGAAAATGCTTTGCGAACTTG GCTAATAACCCCGTTGAAAACCAAGTCTATAAAAGAAGACCGAGCTATTTATTGCCAATTATTAGACGCCGACACCAGCAAATTTGTTTACAGCGACGTAGTGAG AGCTTTTGTAATGATAGTGGATCTGTGGCAACTAGAAGAGGGCACAGCGCCGGGCGTCGTGGTAATCGTGAATATGGACCGGGTGTCGCCGGGGCACTTGTACAAAATTGATCTGGTAGTCGCAcaacaatttttctattttttacag GAGGCTATGTTCGTTCGACTCAAAGAGTTCCATTTTATTAATGCACCGAGTTTCATCGACCGTCTGCTATTTATGGTCAAACCATTTATGAAGGAGGATTTGTTGCACAAACTTaaagttcacactgtcggcTCTAATACTCTGGATGAGTACATTGATACGACCGAATTTTTCAAGGAGGTGGCTGAAATAAGTTCCGAAGGTGAAAGAG atattatGTGGAATAGACTCAAAGAGAATACAAAATATTTCGAAGAGGAATCTAAGAAGAGAGTGGACGAAACCAAACGACTCGACAAATCGGTGTCAATGGGCAATATCTTTAGCGGCATGGAAGAAACTTTCAGGAGTTTAGAAATCGATTAG
- the LOC141443250 gene encoding uncharacterized protein isoform X2, whose product MPVVIEMSVLKELEKHPEIAFEDITKLREWIRSQPHLPHEYITDLDIILAYHSCERNMNNTKKVIDCNFTLRTLFSFYQDRKVNTAVENALRTWLITPLKTKSIKEDRAIYCQLLDADTSKFVYSDVVRAFVMIVDLWQLEEGTAPGVVVIVNMDRVSPGHLYKIDLEAMFVRLKEFHFINAPSFIDRLLFMVKPFMKEDLLHKLKVHTVGSNTLDEYIDTTEFFKEVAEISSEGERDIMWNRLKENTKYFEEESKKRVDETKRLDKSVSMGNIFSGMEETFRSLEID is encoded by the exons ATGCCCGTTGTTATTGAAATGTCAGTGCTTAAAGAGCTTGAAAAGCATCCCGAGATAGCATTTGAAGACATCACAAAGTTGAGGGAATGGATTAGGAGCCAGCCGCATTTACCCCATGAATATATCACTG ATCTGGATATAATCTTAGCATATCATAGCTGTGAACGAAATATGAACAACACGAAAAAGGTTATTGATTGCAATTTTACATTGAGAACGTTATTCTCATTTTACCAAGACAGAAAAGTTAATACAGCAGTAGAAAATGCTTTGCGAACTTG GCTAATAACCCCGTTGAAAACCAAGTCTATAAAAGAAGACCGAGCTATTTATTGCCAATTATTAGACGCCGACACCAGCAAATTTGTTTACAGCGACGTAGTGAG AGCTTTTGTAATGATAGTGGATCTGTGGCAACTAGAAGAGGGCACAGCGCCGGGCGTCGTGGTAATCGTGAATATGGACCGGGTGTCGCCGGGGCACTTGTACAAAATTGATCTG GAGGCTATGTTCGTTCGACTCAAAGAGTTCCATTTTATTAATGCACCGAGTTTCATCGACCGTCTGCTATTTATGGTCAAACCATTTATGAAGGAGGATTTGTTGCACAAACTTaaagttcacactgtcggcTCTAATACTCTGGATGAGTACATTGATACGACCGAATTTTTCAAGGAGGTGGCTGAAATAAGTTCCGAAGGTGAAAGAG atattatGTGGAATAGACTCAAAGAGAATACAAAATATTTCGAAGAGGAATCTAAGAAGAGAGTGGACGAAACCAAACGACTCGACAAATCGGTGTCAATGGGCAATATCTTTAGCGGCATGGAAGAAACTTTCAGGAGTTTAGAAATCGATTAG